One window from the genome of Pieris napi chromosome 3, ilPieNapi1.2, whole genome shotgun sequence encodes:
- the LOC125063476 gene encoding beta-1,4-galactosyltransferase 7: MLRNLYLMGYRVSSSKCLTICLGLTFLMGCFIATLPIPPPESQNLRISAKTLDKKKLAIIVPFRDRFEELLEFVPHMYKFLKKQNILFDIFVIQQKDSNRFNRASLINVGYIFTNKNYDYIAMHDVDLLPINDNLKYDYPGLGPLHISSPETHPKYHYATFIGGILLVSRDHFELVKGMSNNYWGWGLEDDEFYVRLKDAGLKVFRPKNITTGTENTFKHIHDKSYRKRDMRKCFNQREVTRHRDRVTGVHDVAYTIHSTHSVAIDDLPITVVNVELLCNKSVTPWCKCPEPAKVKNTKQQ; encoded by the exons ATGCtgagaaatttatatttaatgggCTACCGCGTAAGTAGTTCGAAATGCCTTACGATTTGCTTAGGTCTAACGTTTTTGATGGGATGTTTCATCGCTACGCTACCAATCCCTCCTCCAG AGTCACAGAACCTTCGCATTTCAGCAAAAACACTTGATAAGAAGAAGCTGGCTATAATAGTTCCTTTTAGAGATAGATTTGAAGAATTACTAGAATTTGTACCACACATGTACAAGTtcttaaagaaacaaaatatactctttgatatttttgttatacagCAAAAAGACAGCAATCGTTTCAATAGAGCCTCACTAATAAATGTTGGTTATATTTtcacaaacaaaaattatgattatataGCAATGCATGATGTTGATTTACTGCcaattaatgataatttaaagTATGATTACCCAGGATTGGGACCTTTACATATTTCATCCCCTGAAACACATCCAAAATATCATTATGCTACTTTCATTGGTGGAATACTGTTAGTATCACGGGATCATTTTGAGCTAGTCAAGGGAATGTCTAATAATTACTGGGGATGGGGCCTGGAAGATGATGAATTTTATGTGAGATTAAAAGATGCCGGTTTGAAAGTTTTCCGACCAAAGAACATCACTACGGGAACTGAGAACACATTTAA gcaTATCCATGACAAATCATACCGAAAACGGGACATGAGAAAATGCTTCAATCAACGTGAGGTGACAAGACATCGAGATAGGGTGACGGGTGTTCATGATGTTGCTTATACTATTCACAGCACCCATAGTGTAGCAATAGATGACCTTCCTATTACTGTTGTTAATGTGGAGCTATTATGCAATAAGTCAGTTACACCATGGTGTAAATGCCCTGAACCAGCAAAGGTTAAGAATACTAAGCAACagtga